The following proteins are co-located in the Cyprinus carpio isolate SPL01 chromosome B19, ASM1834038v1, whole genome shotgun sequence genome:
- the atp1a3a gene encoding sodium/potassium-transporting ATPase subunit alpha-3a, translated as MGYGRSDSYRVATTQEKDEKESPKKGKGGKDLDDLKKEVPLTEHKMSIEEVCRKYSTDIVQGLTNAKAAEYLARDGPNALTPPPTTPEWVKFCRQLFGGFSILLWIGAILCFLAYAIQAATEDEPANDNLYLGIVLSAVVIITGCFSYFQEAKSSKIMESFKNMVPQQALVIREGEKLQINAEEVVAGDLVEVKGGDRIPADLRIVSAHGCKVDNSSLTGESEPQTRSPDCTHDNPLETRNIAFFSTNCVEGTARGIVVCTGDRTVMGRIATLTSGLETGKTPIAKEIEHFIQIITGVAVFLGVSFFILSIILGYSWLEAVIFLIGIIVANVPEGLLATVTVCLTLTAKRMARKNCLVKNLEAVETLGSTSTICSDKTGTLTQNRMTVAHMWFDNQIHEADTTEDQSGASFDKSSGTWLSLARVAALCNRAVFKAGQDSLPILKRDVAGDASESALLKCIELSCGSVKVMRDKNKKVAEIPFNSTNKYQLSVHETDETADSHYLLVMKGAPERILDRCSSIMVQGKEQPMDEELKEAFQNAYLELGGLGERVLGFCHLFMPEDKYPKGFAFDTDDINFQTDNLCFVGLMSMIDPPRAAVPDAVGKCRSAGIKVIMVTGDHPITAKAIAKGVGIISEGNETVEDIAARLNIPVSQVNPRDAKACVIHGSDLKDLTQDQMDDVLKNHTEIVFARTSPQQKLIIVEGCQRQGAIVAVTGDGVNDSPALKKADIGVAMGISGSDVSKQAADMILLDDNFASIVTGVEEGRLIFDNLKKSIAYTLTSNIPEITPFLFFILVNIPLPLGTITILCIDLGTDMVPAISLAYEAAESDIMKRQPRNPHRDKLVNERLISIAYGQIGMIQALGGFFSYFVILAENGWLPSLLVGIRLNWDDRSNNDLEDSYGQQWTYEQRKIVEFTCHTAFFVSIVVVQWADVIICKTRRNSVFQQGMKNKILIFGLFEETALAAFLSYCPGMDVALRMYPLKPSWWFCAFPYSFLIFVYDEIRKLILRRNPGGWVEKETYY; from the exons TATGGACGGTCGGACAGCTACCGCGTCGCAACAACGCAGGAAAAAGATGAGAAGGAGTCTCCTAAAAAGGGAAAGGGAGGGAAAGACCTGGATGACCTGAAGAAGGAAGTACCGCTG ACAGAGCATAAGATGTCAATTGAAGAAGTATGCCGAAAATACAGCACTGACATTGTACAG GGTCTGACTAATGCGAAGGCGGCGGAGTACCTCGCTCGGGACGGTCCCAATGCTctcaccccaccccccaccaccccGGAGTGGGTCAAATTCTGCCGACAGCTCTTCGGAGGATTCTCCATCCTGCTGTGGATCGGAGCCATCCTCTGCTTCCTGGCCTACGCCATCCAGGCCGCCACGGAGGACGAGCCTGCCAATGACAAT TTGTATCTGGGGATTGTGCTGTCTGCTGTGGTCATCATCACTGGCTGCTTCTCCTACTTCCAGGAGGCCAAGAGCTCGAAGATCATggagtctttcaaaaacatggtTCCCCAG CAAGCTTTAGTGATCCGTGAAGGTGAGAAGCTCCAGATTAACGCTGAGGAGGTGGTGGCTGGTGATCTGGTGGAGGTGAAGGGAGGAGACAGGATCCCTGCTGACCTCAGGATCGTCTCTGCTCATGGCTGCAAG gTTGATAACTCCTCCCTGACGGGCGAATCAGAGCCTCAGACCAGGTCACCTGACTGCACCCATGACAACCCTCTGGAAACCCGTAACATCGCCTTCTTTTCCACCAACTGCGTTGAGG GTACCGCTCGTGGGATTGTGGTGTGCACCGGTGACCGCACCGTCATGGGCCGCATCGCTACTCTGACCTCCGGCCTGGAGACCGGAAAGACCCCCATCGCCAAGGAGATCGAGCACTTCATCCAGATCATCACCGGCGTGGCCGTCTTCCTGGGCGTCTCCTTCTTCATCCTGTCAATCATCCTGGGCTACAGCTGGCTGGAGGCCGTCATCTTCCTCATCGGCATCATCGTCGCCAACGTGCCCGAGGGACTGCTGGCCACCGTCACT GTGTGTCTGACGCTCACGGCCAAGCGCATGGCCCGTAAGAACTGCCTGGTGAAGAATCTGGAGGCTGTGGAGACTCTGGGATCCACATCCACCATCTGCTCTGATAAAACCGGCACCCTGACGCAGAACCGCATGACTGTCGCTCACATGTGGTTCGACAATCAGATCCATGAGGCCGACACCACGGAAGATCAGTCGG GTGCGTCCTTTGACAAGAGCTCTGGGACGTGGTTGTCTCTGGCCCGTGTGGCGGCGCTCTGTAACAGAGCCGTGTTTAAGGCGGGACAGGACTCTCTACCCATCCTGAAGCGTGATGTTGCGGGTGACGCCTCTGAATCGGCTCTTCTCAAGTGCATCGAGCTCTCCTGTGGCTCCGTCAAAGTCATGAGGGACAAGAACAAGAAAGTGGCTGAAATTCCCTTCAACTCCACCAACAAATACCAG CTCTCAGTGCACGAGACGGATGAGACTGCTGACAGCCACTACCTGCTGGTGATGAAGGGGGCGCCAGAGCGCATCCTGGACCGCTGCTCCAGCATCATGGTGCAGGGCAAAGAGCAGCCCATGGACGAGGAATTGAAGGAGGCCTTCCAGAACGCCTACCTGGAGCTCGGAGGACTGGGAGAAAGAGTGCTGG GTTTCTGCCACTTGTTCATGCCTGAGGACAAATACCCCAAAGGATTCGCCTTCGACACAGACGATATTAACTTCCAGACAGACAACCTGTGCTTTGTGGGTCTGATGTCCATGATTGACCCGCCCCGAGCTGCCGTCCCAGACGCCGTGGGCAAATGCCGCTCAGCTGGAATCAAAGTCATCATGGTGACCGGTGACCATCCCATCACGGCCAAGGCCATTGCTAAAGGTGTGGGGATCATCTCTGAGGGTAACGAGACGGTGGAGGACATCGCCGCTCGGCTTAATATTCCCGTCAGCCAGGTCAACCCCAG GGATGCTAAAGCCTGTGTGATCCACGGCTCAGATCTGAAGGATCTCACGCAGGACCAGATGGATGATGTGCTGAAGAATCACACAGAGATTGTGTTCGCCAGGACCTCTCCCCAACAGAAACTCATCATCGTGGAGGGCTGCCAGAGACAG GGTGCCATTGTGGCGGTGACTGGTGATGGAGTGAACGACTCGCCCGCTCTGAAGAAGGCAGACATCGGTGTTGCTATGGGGATCTCTGGCTCAGACGTCTCCAAGCAGGCTGCAGACATGATTCTGCTGGACGACAACTTTGCATCCATCGTTACTGGAGTTGaggaag GTCGTCTGATCTTTGATAACCTGAAGAAGTCCATCGCTTACACACTGACCAGCAACATCCCTGAAATCACTCCCTTCCTGTTCTTCATCTTGGTCAACATTCCTCTTCCTCTGGGTACCATCACCATCCTCTGCATTGACCTGGGCACTGACatg GTCCCTGCAATCTCGTTGGCTTATGAAGCAGCAGAGAGTGACATCATGAAGCGCCAGCCTCGTAACCCCCACAGGGACAAGCTGGTGAACGAGCGTCTCATCAGCATCGCCTATGGACAGATCG GTATGATTCAGGCCCTGGGAGGATTTTTCAGTTATTTCGTGATTCTGGCTGAGAACGGCTGGCTTCCCAGTCTGCTGGTGGGCATCCGGCTAAACTGGGACGATCGCTCTAACAATGACCTGGAGGACAGTTACGGACAGCAATGG ACGTATGAGCAGAGGAAGATTGTGGAGTTCACCTGTCACACGGCTTTCTTCGTCAGTATCGTGGTGGTGCAGTGGGCCGACGTCATCATCTGCAAGACTCGCCGCAACTCTGTGTTCCAGCAGGGCATGAA GAATAAAATCCTGATCTTCGGCTTGTTTGAGGAGACAGCTCTCGCTGCCTTCCTGTCTTACTGCCCCGGCATGGACGTGGCCCTCAGGATGTATCCTCTCAA GCCCAGTTGGTGGTTCTGTGCGTTCCCTTACAGcttcttaatttttgtttacgATGAGATCCGAAAACTCATCCTGCGCCGAAACCCAGGAG GTTGGGTTGAAAAGGAGACATACTACTGA